The window GACATGAGTCGTCCTCCACGCGTCCCTCCCCCGATTGCTGTCCGGGGAGACCCTACAGGCGTGCTAGGAAATTTGATACTAACGTATAGCGGCTGTGCGCTGAGTGGTGGTGTTTCCAAAGACAACGGCGCAAGTGCAACACACAAAGCAACGGAAAAAGTTGCCACATAAGAACTCAACTTGTGATACCCCATACTTCAAACCCCTCTTAGTTAAATCATTAGAGCTTAGCGATTGACAAAAAGACAAGAATATGAATTAAGAAAATCCCTGGCAGTTTATTGATCTGGCAAAGACGTTCACCCTAGCTTTTTGTCAGTAGATGTCGTTATGAAAGTAGAGTCGGAAACTATACGAAATCGTTCCTGATACTTCTTATTTTCATCCTTGGTAGCGGCATTTCCACCATGAGGGACTATCTGGAAAGCCAAGACTCATGGAGTAGTAGAAAGAGACTCTTCGGTTTCCGTTATGTATGAAGTTCATACCGTCTCTTGCCATTGGGTTGCGTAGCCTAGTTATGTTTACTTATCTCTCAGGCTCTTGTGACTTATGCATAAGTAGGTAGGCACAAATAAACGCAGTTATGGTGTCATACCAAATCTGCATTGATAGCCCCCCCTTTCTAAATTCAGTATTTTTCTCCCCCGCTCCCCCGCTCCCCTGCCCGTCCAGGAATCAAAGGGTTTTCTGACCGGATTGAGTATCACTCCAGTCTTGTCATTAGGCAAAGATTGGTGCCCCTCTTAAAGGATATGGAATTGAACGACAACCCGCTCTGCCTGTTGACTAATCCCTAATGGCTGACTTCAAGCTTTGGCAAAACTCACCAATGGCAGACAATCCCTCAGCGGGTGTGCCATCTGCCAATCGTTTGACAAAGGCACTACCGACAATTACCGCATCCGCTCCCCAAGCTTTGATCTGTCGAGCTTGTTCGGGCTGGGAGATACCAAAGCCAACACCAATGGGCTTATCGGTTACAGTACGCATCTGCTGGAGAATATCTTGAACTCGTGATTCTATCTGGTTTCGGACTCCCGTGACGCCTGTAACGCTAACCAGATAAATGAAGCCCTGAGATTGATGGGCGATCGCTTCGATGCGTTCTTTTGAACTGGTGGGTGCAACCAGTAAAACCACCTCAATCCCAATTTTTGCCGCAGGTGTGAGGAGAGATTCTGCCTCTTCCAAAGGCAAGTCAGGTACCACTAACCCTTTGATCCCCACTTCCGCAATCTGCTTTAAAAATGATTCAATGCCTCGATTGAGAATGGGGTTGTAGTAAGTAAACAGGATAATCGGCGCTTTGAGTTGGGGCGCAACATCCTTTACCATCCCTAACACATCATCCAAGCGCACGCCCTGTTGTAAGGCTCTCGTTGCTGCGGCTTGAATGGTCGGGCCATCCGCCAGGGGGTCTGAGTAAGGCACCCCTAATTCAATCAAATCAGCACCCGATTGGTCGAGAATGCGTAACGCTTCCGCTGTCGTCTTCAAATCGGGGTCGCCAGCCGTGATAAAGGGAATCAGGGCGCACTGAGAAGCATCGTGTAGGGATTTGAAACAAGCGGAAACCGAGGTCATTCGATTTTGAATTTGGGATTTGG of the Allocoleopsis franciscana PCC 7113 genome contains:
- the trpA gene encoding tryptophan synthase subunit alpha, which codes for MTSVSACFKSLHDASQCALIPFITAGDPDLKTTAEALRILDQSGADLIELGVPYSDPLADGPTIQAAATRALQQGVRLDDVLGMVKDVAPQLKAPIILFTYYNPILNRGIESFLKQIAEVGIKGLVVPDLPLEEAESLLTPAAKIGIEVVLLVAPTSSKERIEAIAHQSQGFIYLVSVTGVTGVRNQIESRVQDILQQMRTVTDKPIGVGFGISQPEQARQIKAWGADAVIVGSAFVKRLADGTPAEGLSAIGEFCQSLKSAIRD